A single window of Sphingobacterium sp. ML3W DNA harbors:
- a CDS encoding efflux RND transporter permease subunit has protein sequence MFDVYIKRPILSLVISLFITLLGLLALFTLPVTQFPDIVPPSVVVTANYTGANAEVSTNAVAIPLERAINGVAGMTSMNTVSTNNGTTLIQVVFKVGIDPDIAAVNVQNRVTTVLDELPEEVTRAGVTTEKEVNSMLMYLNLYTEDETADERFIYNFTDINVLKELKRIEGVGFAQIMGMRDYAMRVWVKPDRLAAYQISTDELIEALRKQNIEAAPGQTGISSDKMVNMQQYVLRYPGKFSEPEEYANVPIRANADGSIIRIKDVAEIEFGSLDYEMVSKTDGRPSASIMLKQLPGSNAQDVIKSVKDRMAELQKETFPAGMKYTMGYDVSRFLDASISSVIKTLLEAFLLVFIVVFIFLQNFRATLIPILAVPVSLIGSLFCMQMLGFSINLLTLFALVLAIGIVIDNGIVVVEAVFAKMEEENLPPMEATLAAMKEVGSAVIAITLVMSAVFIPVAFLDGPVGIFYRQFSLTLASAIIISGINALTLTPALCALLLKNPHDQKEKNTWLTRFFKKFNRAYDKLAGRYRGFLTKTVGRRGLTVLVLVISFIATWGTSAILPSGFIPTEDQGMVYVSVTTPPGATVDRTEKALDEVDRISRSLESVETVSTLAGYSILTEVSGSSYGMGMINLKSWEDRSQTVDDVMNELKEKTAHIADAQIEFFPPPTVPGFGNAAGFEVRLLDKTGTEDLNKTAIVLEDFMKKLSASESIESVSSGFDVNFPQYMLEIDYDLAAKKGISVDNAMNTLQTLMGSFYATNFIRYGQMYKVMVQADAHYRKQPEDVLNLFVKTDNGEMVPYSAFVTMKRVFGPEQITRYNMFTSAMINGQPTAGYSTGQAIETIQEIAKTLPQGYSIEWSGMTKEQIASGDQTIYIFALVLLFVYLLLAAQYESFLLPLPVILCIPAGMFGAFIFLKLLGLENNIYAQVALVMLIGLLGKNAILIVEYAVLKHKQGMSIIDSAIDGAIARLRPILMTSFAFVAGLIPLMFSSGASAIGNRTIGTASVGGMLIGTIIGVLIIPALYVLCSKRKPKINKKKAVTVTSIVIALFLISSCSVPKNLIPKQTSTLPEKFTPEIERTEESIAQIPWRKVFEDKKLIALIDSALLYNHDLQMAITRIEMAQASFKQKKAALYPKVNAEVGAGLTKYGFYTEEGIGNYDGNFSENLTADQKIPSPAVPDYFVGLRSSWEIDVWGKLKKQRKSAYENYLAQIEGKQLIATELVSNISSAYYQLISLDNQLAVFERNLKLQEKALAIIEVQKEAGRATELAVQQFKAILANSKSDRSKTRQEISILENHINFLIGRINEPIQRTALNLEDVHLFDKLASGDPAMMLALRPDIREASHQMLAAEQEVHAAKAAFLPTIVLSPFVGLNSFSLDKLVDINKSATYSLFGGVTAPIFNQRELKTQYEHYKGNYGISFLQYEKIVLQAYNEVSNALLTEDHIVDRFQHKNEQVVALELSVNSANDLFLAGRINYLEIITSQRESLAAQIEQVNILEEKILNQLVLYKALGGGWQ, from the coding sequence ATGTTTGATGTTTATATAAAAAGGCCAATCTTATCGTTAGTAATTTCATTATTTATAACGTTATTAGGATTATTGGCTTTATTTACGCTGCCTGTAACGCAGTTTCCAGATATTGTTCCTCCCTCTGTTGTTGTAACGGCAAATTATACTGGAGCTAATGCAGAAGTCAGTACCAATGCCGTCGCAATCCCGCTGGAAAGAGCGATTAATGGCGTTGCGGGCATGACTTCTATGAATACCGTATCAACTAATAACGGTACAACGCTTATTCAAGTAGTCTTTAAAGTTGGAATAGACCCCGATATTGCAGCCGTGAATGTGCAGAACCGTGTTACAACGGTTTTAGATGAGCTACCTGAGGAGGTAACACGAGCTGGAGTAACAACCGAAAAAGAAGTAAATAGTATGTTGATGTATTTAAATCTCTATACAGAAGATGAAACTGCTGATGAACGTTTTATTTACAACTTTACGGATATCAATGTATTAAAAGAGTTGAAACGCATCGAAGGTGTAGGTTTTGCTCAAATTATGGGTATGCGAGATTATGCGATGCGTGTTTGGGTTAAACCTGACCGCCTAGCGGCTTATCAAATATCCACAGATGAATTGATTGAGGCTTTAAGGAAGCAAAATATCGAAGCCGCTCCTGGACAGACGGGTATCAGTTCGGATAAAATGGTGAACATGCAACAATATGTGTTGCGTTATCCGGGTAAATTTTCTGAACCTGAAGAATATGCAAATGTGCCAATCCGCGCAAATGCGGACGGCTCAATCATTAGAATTAAGGATGTTGCAGAGATTGAATTTGGTTCATTAGATTATGAGATGGTTTCCAAAACTGACGGAAGGCCATCAGCGTCTATTATGTTGAAGCAATTGCCAGGTTCTAATGCGCAAGATGTAATCAAGAGTGTTAAAGATAGAATGGCTGAATTGCAAAAAGAAACATTCCCTGCAGGTATGAAGTACACCATGGGTTACGACGTTTCTCGCTTTTTGGATGCGTCTATTTCAAGTGTTATCAAAACGTTGTTAGAAGCATTTTTACTCGTGTTTATTGTGGTATTCATATTCTTACAGAATTTTAGAGCAACATTAATTCCCATTTTGGCTGTTCCAGTGAGTTTGATTGGTTCATTATTCTGTATGCAAATGCTTGGCTTCTCGATCAATTTATTGACCCTTTTTGCACTCGTATTGGCAATTGGAATTGTAATTGACAATGGTATTGTGGTTGTAGAGGCAGTTTTCGCAAAGATGGAAGAAGAAAATCTTCCTCCAATGGAAGCAACACTCGCGGCGATGAAAGAAGTGGGTTCTGCCGTAATTGCCATTACACTTGTCATGTCGGCAGTATTTATACCAGTGGCATTTTTAGATGGTCCAGTTGGTATTTTCTATCGACAATTCTCACTTACATTAGCGTCAGCTATTATTATTTCCGGTATCAATGCATTAACCTTAACACCGGCACTATGTGCGCTCTTGCTCAAAAATCCACATGACCAAAAAGAGAAAAATACTTGGTTGACACGCTTCTTTAAAAAGTTCAATCGTGCATACGATAAGTTAGCAGGTAGATATCGTGGATTTCTAACCAAAACGGTGGGTCGTAGAGGACTTACAGTGCTTGTGTTGGTGATATCATTTATCGCCACATGGGGTACAAGTGCAATCCTACCATCAGGTTTCATCCCAACAGAAGATCAGGGTATGGTGTATGTAAGTGTAACAACTCCTCCTGGTGCCACTGTCGATAGAACGGAAAAAGCACTAGACGAAGTAGATCGTATCTCTCGGAGTTTAGAATCTGTCGAAACAGTTTCTACACTTGCCGGATACAGTATATTAACCGAAGTATCAGGATCTTCGTATGGTATGGGAATGATTAACCTAAAATCTTGGGAAGACCGAAGCCAAACTGTTGATGATGTCATGAACGAGCTGAAAGAGAAGACAGCTCATATTGCTGATGCCCAGATTGAGTTTTTCCCACCTCCCACTGTTCCAGGATTTGGAAATGCTGCTGGTTTTGAAGTACGCCTTTTAGATAAAACAGGAACAGAGGATTTGAATAAAACAGCTATTGTATTAGAGGATTTTATGAAAAAGCTGAGTGCAAGTGAGTCAATTGAGAGTGTTTCTTCTGGATTTGACGTCAACTTCCCTCAGTATATGCTCGAAATAGACTATGATTTGGCAGCTAAGAAGGGAATATCAGTAGATAACGCAATGAATACATTGCAAACATTAATGGGTAGCTTCTACGCGACTAATTTCATTAGATATGGACAGATGTATAAAGTGATGGTACAAGCTGATGCCCATTATCGAAAACAACCTGAAGATGTTTTAAATCTTTTTGTAAAAACAGACAATGGAGAAATGGTTCCATACTCGGCATTCGTCACTATGAAGCGTGTGTTTGGTCCAGAACAGATTACCCGTTATAATATGTTTACAAGTGCTATGATCAATGGTCAACCAACTGCTGGATACAGTACCGGCCAAGCTATTGAGACAATTCAAGAAATCGCAAAAACGCTACCACAGGGATACAGTATTGAATGGTCCGGTATGACTAAGGAACAGATAGCCTCCGGAGATCAGACTATTTACATATTTGCATTGGTCCTACTATTTGTATACCTTTTATTAGCTGCGCAGTACGAGAGCTTCCTATTGCCCCTACCTGTAATTTTATGTATTCCCGCAGGTATGTTCGGTGCATTCATATTCTTGAAGCTTTTAGGTTTGGAAAATAACATCTATGCCCAAGTAGCTCTTGTTATGCTCATTGGTCTATTGGGTAAAAATGCCATATTAATTGTCGAGTATGCCGTTCTGAAACATAAGCAAGGCATGTCCATAATAGATTCAGCCATCGATGGTGCTATTGCCCGATTAAGACCAATTTTAATGACTTCATTTGCTTTCGTGGCAGGTTTGATTCCATTAATGTTCTCGTCAGGAGCAAGTGCTATTGGTAATAGAACGATTGGTACAGCATCTGTTGGGGGTATGTTAATCGGTACTATAATAGGTGTATTGATCATACCTGCATTATATGTACTCTGCTCCAAACGCAAACCAAAGATAAATAAGAAAAAAGCAGTAACCGTAACTTCCATTGTAATTGCTTTATTTCTCATATCAAGCTGTTCTGTTCCTAAAAATCTAATACCAAAACAGACATCCACTTTACCGGAAAAATTTACTCCTGAAATAGAGCGGACTGAAGAATCAATAGCACAAATTCCTTGGAGAAAAGTATTTGAGGATAAAAAACTCATTGCCCTGATTGACTCGGCATTATTATACAATCATGACCTGCAAATGGCTATTACACGTATTGAAATGGCACAAGCAAGTTTCAAACAGAAAAAAGCCGCTCTTTATCCAAAAGTAAATGCAGAAGTTGGTGCAGGTTTGACAAAATATGGTTTCTATACCGAAGAAGGGATTGGAAATTATGATGGTAATTTTTCTGAAAATTTAACAGCAGACCAAAAAATTCCATCGCCTGCGGTACCAGATTATTTTGTTGGTCTCCGTAGCTCATGGGAGATTGATGTTTGGGGAAAATTGAAAAAACAAAGAAAATCAGCTTACGAAAATTACCTAGCGCAGATAGAAGGAAAGCAATTGATAGCAACAGAATTAGTTTCCAATATTAGTTCTGCCTACTATCAGCTCATCAGTTTAGATAATCAATTGGCTGTTTTTGAAAGAAATTTAAAATTACAGGAAAAAGCCTTAGCCATTATTGAAGTACAAAAGGAGGCTGGACGGGCTACCGAGTTGGCTGTTCAACAATTCAAGGCAATTTTAGCAAATTCAAAATCAGATCGTTCAAAAACAAGACAAGAAATTAGTATCCTTGAAAATCACATTAACTTCCTAATAGGCCGTATCAATGAGCCGATTCAACGTACGGCGCTTAATTTGGAGGATGTGCATTTATTTGATAAGTTGGCTTCGGGTGACCCTGCGATGATGCTAGCCTTAAGGCCAGATATTCGTGAAGCTTCACATCAAATGTTAGCTGCAGAACAAGAGGTTCACGCAGCAAAGGCAGCCTTTCTTCCAACTATTGTATTGTCCCCGTTTGTAGGTCTGAATTCCTTCAGTCTTGATAAATTGGTCGATATTAACAAATCGGCAACATACAGTCTGTTTGGAGGTGTAACAGCGCCTATTTTCAACCAAAGAGAATTGAAAACTCAGTATGAGCATTACAAAGGTAACTACGGAATCTCTTTTTTACAGTATGAAAAGATTGTGTTGCAGGCCTACAACGAGGTTTCAAATGCCTTGTTGACCGAGGATCATATTGTCGATCGTTTTCAACATAAAAATGAACAAGTAGTTGCATTGGAATTATCCGTAAACTCTGCGAACGACTTATTTTTAGCTGGTCGAATCAATTACCTAGAAATCATCACCAGTCAAAGAGAGTCACTTGCGGCACAAATTGAACAAGTGAATATTCTAGAAGAGAAAATCTTAAATCAATTAGTGCTTTACAAAGCGCTAGGCGGAGGTTGGCAATAA
- a CDS encoding sulfate adenylyltransferase subunit 1 — protein MKILKFITAGSVDDGKSTLIGRLLYDTDSILDDQLEAIKKANRKNNDGTVDLAILTDGLKAEREQGITIDVAYKYFQTEKRKFIIADAPGHIQYTRNMITGASNSDLIIILVDARRGVIEQTKRHSFLAKLLSLKKVLVCINKMDMVDYNEEVFNNIKADYQLLADKLALTDVDFMPVSALKGDNIVSPSENTAWYTGPSLLSYLETIEFQESEGQAWRLPVQWVVRPQTDELHDYRGYAGRVVGNGLKTGDDVMILPSSIRSKIKRIELAGEHLEKAEDGQSVIVHLTDQVDISRGDTIVSVQSPGFVERSFEANICWFDNKPLDTSQVYLFQNFGRTTKIKINEVIHKIDINSHEYKYGDVIALNDIGRVHIKAAEDLSFDIYQEHQATGRGIIIDPRTNLTVAAIMIECVA, from the coding sequence ATGAAAATTTTAAAATTTATAACGGCAGGTTCTGTTGATGATGGTAAAAGCACCTTGATCGGCCGTCTCCTATATGATACAGATTCCATATTGGATGATCAGTTAGAGGCTATCAAAAAAGCTAATCGTAAAAATAATGATGGAACTGTTGATTTAGCTATTTTAACAGATGGATTGAAAGCGGAACGTGAACAGGGGATTACCATTGATGTGGCTTATAAATACTTTCAGACAGAGAAACGTAAATTCATCATTGCAGATGCACCTGGTCATATACAATACACGCGCAATATGATTACAGGAGCCTCTAATTCTGATTTAATCATCATATTAGTGGATGCTAGAAGGGGAGTGATCGAACAAACAAAGCGTCATTCTTTTTTGGCAAAACTATTGTCTTTGAAAAAAGTGCTCGTGTGTATCAACAAAATGGATATGGTTGATTATAATGAAGAGGTATTTAATAACATCAAGGCTGACTATCAACTTTTAGCTGACAAATTAGCATTGACCGATGTTGATTTTATGCCTGTTTCGGCCTTGAAAGGTGATAACATTGTATCTCCTTCAGAAAATACGGCCTGGTATACTGGCCCTTCCTTATTGTCTTATCTAGAAACTATTGAATTCCAAGAGTCTGAGGGGCAGGCATGGCGTTTACCCGTACAATGGGTGGTAAGGCCGCAAACTGATGAATTGCATGATTACCGTGGTTATGCCGGTCGTGTAGTAGGCAATGGATTGAAAACTGGAGATGATGTTATGATTTTACCCTCATCTATCAGAAGTAAAATTAAGCGCATAGAATTGGCTGGAGAACATCTAGAAAAAGCTGAAGATGGTCAGTCGGTTATTGTACATTTAACCGATCAGGTGGATATCAGTCGGGGAGATACTATTGTCTCCGTTCAATCCCCTGGGTTTGTGGAAAGAAGTTTTGAAGCGAATATCTGTTGGTTTGATAATAAACCATTGGATACATCTCAGGTTTATTTATTCCAAAATTTTGGACGGACAACAAAAATAAAAATTAATGAAGTTATTCATAAGATAGACATCAATAGCCATGAATATAAATATGGGGATGTGATTGCCTTGAATGACATTGGACGTGTGCACATTAAAGCTGCGGAAGATCTTTCTTTTGATATCTATCAAGAGCATCAAGCAACAGGACGAGGTATCATCATCGATCCACGGACTAATTTAACTGTTGCGGCTATCATGATTGAGTGTGTAGCTTAA
- the cysD gene encoding sulfate adenylyltransferase subunit CysD encodes MDYLDQLEAESIYILREVAGQFENPALLFSGGKDSITLVHLALKAFRPGKFPFPLVHIDTGHNFPETIAYRDWLIDQIGERLIVGHVQDSIDAGKVVEQKGKNASRNALQTVTLLDTIAANGFDACIGGARRDEEKARAKERVFSVRDEFGQWDPKRQRPELWNIFNGKINKGENVRVFPISNWTELDVWNYIKRENIKLPSIYFSHEREVITRNGQLMAAASFLNMDADDIMETKFVRFRTVGDMTCTAAVDSQATELDDIIAEIKASTVSERGARMDDKVSEAAMEDRKKQGYF; translated from the coding sequence ATGGATTATTTAGATCAACTAGAAGCAGAATCAATTTATATATTACGTGAAGTAGCTGGACAATTTGAGAATCCTGCATTATTATTTTCAGGAGGAAAAGACTCCATTACATTGGTTCACTTGGCTTTAAAAGCATTTAGACCTGGTAAATTCCCTTTTCCCTTAGTACACATAGATACGGGGCATAACTTTCCAGAAACGATTGCATATCGCGACTGGTTGATTGACCAAATCGGGGAACGTCTAATCGTTGGGCATGTGCAGGATAGTATTGATGCGGGTAAGGTCGTAGAGCAAAAGGGGAAAAATGCGAGTAGAAATGCATTACAAACCGTTACACTTTTGGACACTATAGCCGCAAACGGTTTTGACGCATGTATAGGTGGCGCCCGTCGTGACGAGGAGAAGGCAAGGGCAAAAGAACGTGTTTTTTCAGTACGCGATGAATTTGGCCAGTGGGACCCTAAGCGTCAGCGTCCGGAGCTCTGGAATATTTTCAATGGTAAAATAAATAAGGGAGAGAATGTACGTGTATTTCCAATATCAAACTGGACAGAACTGGATGTTTGGAATTATATTAAACGTGAAAACATAAAACTGCCCAGTATTTATTTCAGCCACGAACGGGAGGTCATTACAAGAAATGGTCAATTAATGGCAGCGGCATCTTTTTTAAATATGGACGCAGATGATATCATGGAAACTAAATTTGTGCGATTCCGTACTGTAGGTGATATGACTTGTACGGCAGCTGTTGACTCTCAAGCAACTGAACTGGATGATATAATAGCTGAAATAAAAGCTTCTACAGTTAGTGAGCGTGGTGCGCGAATGGATGATAAAGTATCGGAAGCTGCCATGGAAGATCGCAAAAAACAAGGATACTTTTAA
- a CDS encoding phosphoadenylyl-sulfate reductase, whose translation MEITKIKAILSGKNGVELLQAIAEQYPGQVIFSTSFGIEDQIITDWIGNKKLDIKIFTLDTGRLFKETYSLWSRTLERYGIAIDTYYPNTEEIQKFVSQKGPNAFYESVENRKTCCYIRKIEPLQRAIKGAKIWITGIRAEQSLNRHDMEYIEYDEVNDIIKIHPLFDWTFEMINSYVKSERIPYNVLHDKGFPSIGCAPCTRAIQDGEDFRAGRWWWEDQSKKECGLHVTTK comes from the coding sequence ATGGAAATTACTAAAATTAAAGCGATTTTATCCGGTAAAAATGGTGTAGAATTACTTCAGGCAATTGCGGAGCAATATCCCGGCCAAGTAATTTTTTCGACGTCTTTTGGTATTGAGGACCAAATCATTACGGATTGGATCGGTAATAAAAAGCTGGATATTAAAATATTCACTTTGGATACGGGTCGATTATTTAAAGAGACCTATTCGCTTTGGAGCAGAACTTTGGAACGTTACGGGATCGCGATTGATACGTATTATCCCAATACCGAAGAGATTCAAAAATTTGTATCGCAAAAAGGTCCTAATGCCTTTTACGAATCGGTAGAAAACAGAAAGACATGCTGTTATATCAGAAAGATAGAGCCGCTACAAAGAGCTATAAAAGGTGCGAAAATTTGGATTACAGGTATTAGAGCTGAGCAATCGCTCAACCGTCATGACATGGAGTACATCGAATATGATGAGGTGAACGATATCATCAAGATTCACCCTTTGTTTGATTGGACTTTTGAAATGATAAATAGTTATGTAAAAAGTGAACGTATCCCATATAATGTCTTACATGATAAAGGCTTTCCAAGTATTGGATGTGCCCCTTGCACAAGAGCGATACAAGATGGTGAAGATTTTCGTGCTGGTCGTTGGTGGTGGGAAGACCAAAGTAAAAAGGAGTGTGGATTACATGTGACAACAAAATAA
- a CDS encoding bifunctional precorrin-2 dehydrogenase/sirohydrochlorin ferrochelatase has protein sequence MNTLFPIFIKPDQIQILLVGGGPIGLEKFQAIIQNNENANITVVASEICSEFKAVLLQYSHIIIAERDFIQEDLQRKHIVILATNNHELNDAIRDLATAQCILLNAADKPALCDFYLGSIVKKGNLKIAISTNGKSPTIAKRVKEFLQEMLPNEIDETLELMNQLREQLKGDFQEKVSALNKHTKSLIEKDGNY, from the coding sequence ATGAATACACTATTTCCAATTTTTATAAAACCAGATCAAATTCAAATCCTATTGGTAGGAGGCGGCCCTATTGGATTAGAAAAATTTCAGGCCATTATCCAAAATAATGAAAATGCTAACATCACGGTTGTCGCTTCTGAAATATGCAGTGAATTTAAAGCTGTTTTATTACAGTATAGCCATATCATTATTGCCGAACGTGATTTTATCCAAGAGGATCTACAGAGAAAGCATATCGTGATTTTAGCAACAAACAATCATGAACTTAATGATGCGATAAGAGATTTAGCGACAGCACAATGCATACTTTTAAACGCTGCTGATAAACCAGCACTATGCGATTTTTATCTGGGATCAATTGTTAAAAAAGGAAATTTGAAAATTGCGATCTCTACAAATGGAAAATCACCAACAATTGCAAAGAGAGTGAAGGAGTTTCTACAGGAAATGTTACCGAATGAAATTGATGAAACATTGGAATTAATGAATCAATTGCGCGAGCAGCTCAAAGGGGATTTTCAAGAGAAGGTCTCCGCACTGAATAAACATACTAAATCGTTGATTGAGAAAGATGGAAATTACTAA
- the cobA gene encoding uroporphyrinogen-III C-methyltransferase, giving the protein MNIKPKVTLVGAGPGDPELISLKGIKAIKSADVILYDALVDESLLDYASETCTKIYVGKRAEQLSTSQDQINQLLVDYALTHGHVVRLKGGDPFVFGRGGEELDFVNQYDIETAVVPGISSSIGLTGLQKIPLTYRGISESFWVITGSTTSGKLSDDLYAAVQTNATVVVLMGFGKLTEIVDLYKQHGKENLPIALIQNGSLPNEKIIIGTIADILDETQEKRIGVPAIIILGEVVSKHPNFKQIVQKFATV; this is encoded by the coding sequence ATGAATATTAAACCCAAAGTTACCTTGGTCGGAGCTGGCCCTGGAGATCCCGAATTAATCAGTTTAAAAGGAATTAAGGCTATAAAATCTGCTGATGTAATTTTATATGATGCATTGGTGGATGAAAGTTTATTGGATTACGCAAGTGAAACGTGTACAAAAATATATGTTGGAAAACGTGCAGAACAATTGTCTACTTCGCAAGATCAAATCAATCAATTGTTGGTAGATTATGCCTTAACGCATGGACATGTGGTACGCTTGAAAGGTGGGGATCCATTTGTTTTTGGTCGTGGAGGAGAAGAATTAGATTTCGTGAATCAATATGATATTGAAACAGCGGTAGTTCCAGGTATTTCTTCTAGTATAGGATTAACTGGTCTTCAAAAGATTCCTTTGACTTATCGTGGTATTAGTGAAAGTTTTTGGGTAATAACTGGCTCTACGACGTCGGGAAAGCTTTCGGATGACTTATACGCTGCTGTTCAAACGAATGCGACTGTTGTCGTGCTGATGGGTTTTGGTAAGTTGACTGAAATAGTAGACCTATATAAACAGCATGGAAAGGAAAACCTTCCTATTGCCTTAATACAGAATGGTTCTTTGCCCAATGAAAAAATCATCATCGGTACGATAGCTGATATTTTGGATGAAACACAGGAAAAACGTATTGGTGTACCTGCAATTATTATTTTAGGGGAAGTAGTTTCTAAACACCCTAATTTCAAACAGATTGTTCAAAAATTTGCAACGGTTTAA
- a CDS encoding HEPN domain-containing protein, giving the protein MQSFRTELENPVVEQEIIELEKKIRLFQEGKITDEKFRSLRLARGVYGQRQPGVQMVRIKLPFGKATFKQVIKISDVSDEYAIRNLHITTRQDIQIHFVSLDRTPELWAKLAEDDITLREACGNTVRNVTASPTAGIDPKEPFDVSPYAQAVFEFCLRNPICAEMGRKFKMSFSSSDDDTAFSYIHDLGFIPKIKVIDGQEVRGFKVLLGGGLGAQPFLAYLVHEFLSEDQLIPFVESSLRVFDRYGERNNRNKARFKYLIQKLGIDEVLRLIAEERVANDLKSFTIDRTTISQPVIPTNSAIAPLDLDSDAAYKVWQETNTFEQKQKGYYGVFVKVLTGDLPTEKARILVAGLEGLVADEIRFTQNQGLLLKYATAVSLPHIYKLLTELELASPGFESTTDVTTCPGTDTCNLGISNSTEMARVIETYIREFYADFVYNRELKIKISGCMNSCGQHGLAHLGFHGSSVKANGKVVPAAQVMIGGGTVGDGVGRVAERIIKVPTKRVLHVVDLVLTDYKNNVQEGENFHAYYDRQTKSHFYTLLKPLADLTTLSDDEYIDWGHQDTFETAIGVGECAGVMIDLVTTLIYEAEEKRDWALSAYSEGKYADAIYHTYSSFVGSAKALLLDKGVNVSTQHAVIQEFQTQFVEQELFELETPFPELVLQINKNEPSQTFADTYIKSLNTFFETVYAYRNLVKVN; this is encoded by the coding sequence ATGCAAAGTTTCCGTACAGAACTTGAAAACCCTGTGGTTGAACAAGAGATTATTGAGTTAGAGAAAAAAATCAGACTTTTTCAAGAAGGTAAAATTACCGACGAAAAATTTCGTTCACTGCGGCTCGCAAGAGGGGTCTATGGCCAACGTCAGCCCGGTGTACAAATGGTTCGTATTAAATTGCCTTTTGGGAAAGCAACTTTCAAACAAGTGATAAAAATATCAGATGTCTCTGATGAATATGCGATACGCAATTTGCATATCACAACAAGACAGGATATCCAGATTCACTTCGTTAGTTTAGATCGCACACCCGAATTGTGGGCAAAATTGGCGGAAGATGATATTACTTTAAGAGAGGCTTGTGGAAATACGGTCCGAAATGTAACAGCTTCACCTACTGCCGGTATTGACCCTAAAGAACCTTTTGATGTTTCTCCTTATGCTCAAGCTGTTTTCGAATTTTGTTTAAGAAATCCGATATGTGCAGAAATGGGTAGAAAATTTAAGATGTCGTTTTCATCTTCGGATGATGATACTGCTTTTTCTTATATCCATGATCTTGGTTTTATCCCTAAAATTAAAGTTATTGATGGTCAGGAAGTACGTGGTTTCAAAGTGTTGCTGGGAGGCGGATTGGGTGCACAACCTTTTTTGGCTTACTTGGTACACGAGTTTTTGTCCGAAGATCAATTGATTCCTTTCGTTGAATCTTCTTTACGTGTATTTGATCGTTATGGCGAAAGAAATAATAGAAACAAAGCTCGTTTTAAATATTTAATACAAAAATTGGGTATTGATGAGGTGCTCAGATTAATTGCTGAAGAGCGTGTTGCTAATGATTTGAAATCATTTACGATCGATCGTACGACAATCTCTCAACCTGTCATTCCAACGAATAGCGCTATTGCCCCTCTTGATCTTGATTCGGATGCTGCCTATAAGGTGTGGCAAGAAACGAATACTTTTGAACAGAAGCAAAAAGGTTATTATGGTGTTTTTGTGAAGGTTTTAACGGGCGATCTTCCTACCGAAAAAGCAAGGATTTTAGTTGCAGGATTGGAAGGCTTAGTTGCTGACGAGATTCGTTTTACACAAAATCAAGGCTTACTGTTGAAGTATGCAACGGCGGTTTCGTTACCTCATATCTATAAACTATTAACCGAACTAGAGCTTGCTTCTCCTGGATTTGAAAGCACGACTGATGTTACAACTTGTCCTGGGACTGACACCTGTAACCTCGGTATTTCGAATAGCACTGAAATGGCACGGGTCATCGAAACCTATATTCGCGAATTTTATGCTGATTTCGTTTACAATCGTGAATTGAAGATTAAAATATCTGGATGTATGAACTCTTGTGGTCAACATGGTTTGGCTCATTTGGGGTTCCATGGTAGTTCTGTTAAAGCAAATGGTAAAGTAGTACCAGCGGCTCAAGTGATGATTGGCGGTGGTACGGTTGGCGACGGCGTGGGCCGTGTGGCAGAGAGAATTATTAAAGTCCCGACCAAAAGGGTATTGCACGTGGTTGATCTGGTATTGACTGACTATAAAAATAATGTCCAGGAGGGGGAAAATTTTCATGCTTACTACGATCGCCAAACAAAAAGTCACTTTTATACATTGCTGAAGCCATTAGCGGATCTGACAACATTATCTGATGATGAATATATCGACTGGGGACATCAAGATACTTTTGAAACAGCCATTGGAGTTGGTGAGTGTGCGGGTGTCATGATAGATCTTGTAACAACGTTGATTTATGAAGCTGAGGAAAAAAGAGATTGGGCACTTTCAGCTTATTCTGAAGGAAAATATGCCGATGCTATATATCATACCTATAGTTCATTTGTAGGAAGTGCTAAAGCATTATTATTGGATAAGGGTGTCAATGTTAGTACACAGCATGCTGTTATACAGGAGTTTCAAACTCAGTTTGTAGAGCAGGAATTATTTGAGTTAGAAACTCCATTTCCAGAGTTAGTGTTACAAATAAATAAAAATGAACCTTCACAAACATTCGCAGACACGTATATAAAGAGTTTAAATACTTTCTTTGAGACGGTGTATGCCTATAGAAATTTAGTGAAAGTCAATTAA